ATACAACCGCCGTCGACTTAATCCTCTGCACCAGCCGGTGGCCGGTGTCTTGGTAGCGGGGAAACTCTTGGAAAAGATTCTCCTGCTCCCATGGGTCGCTTGCGAGATCGTACACTTCATGCTGCTTGGTTGCAGGCGTGTAGATGATCTTGTGGGGAGCTGAGAACATGCCCACCTTGCGGGGCAGCGTGGAAGGCTCGCGCCGAAAGAGCCACCGCAGTATGCGCGGCACGTGCCCTATCGCGCCGGAGTACGTCTGGAAATATAACGTACGCCCGGCGTCGGAAGGCGCTTCACCTTCAATCCAAGGTTTCAAACTCATTCCCTGAAATTGTCGAGGCGAGGAAAGGCCCAACAGTTCCAGCACCGTCGGGGCCACGTCCAGCAAGGCCACCGTCCCTGGAACCACCTTCCCTCGCGGAAGATGCGAGTCATAGCGCACCAGCAGGGGTACGGCAAGATTGGTCTCGTACACCTTGCGTCCGTGCCCCAGATAGCCGTGCTCCCCCAGGCTTTCGCCGTGGTCGGAGGTCAGCACGATCAGGGTGCGCTCGGTTAGTTTCATCGATTCCAGTTCATCCAAAAACAGTCCAACGTATGAATCGGTGTAGGAAATTTCCTGGTTGTAGTGCTCGACCTTGCGGCGCTCGGGGATTTCCAAGCCCCAGCGGCCGTGGGAGGCGGGATTGGGCTCGGGATCGGCGAATTCGGGATGGGCGCGGTATGGAGCATGGGGGTCAAAAAAGTGCAGGAACAAAAAGAACGGTTTTCCCTCGGCGGCCTTCTCCTTGAGCCACGCCGTGGCATGGGGAAGCGTTTCCTCGGCCGAGCGCTTCGTATTGACGACCCGGTAGCGGTCGGTCATCGCGTCGTCGTAGACGTCGAAGCCGCGGTCGAGGCCCGTCATGCGCCGCCGGAGCGTCCAGCCGCTCAAGAAAGCCCCCGTCGCGTAGCCTTGCTCCTTGAGGATCTCCGCCAGTGTAACGACCGAATCGACGACGGGCACGCCGTTTCGGATGGAGCCGTGCTCGTGCGGATAGAGCGACGTGAGCATCGTGGCGTGCCCGGGTCCCGTGAGAGGCACCTGCGAGAAACAGTGTGTGAATCGGACACCCCTTCTTGCCAGCTTTTGGTCGATTTGAGGCGAAGTTACGGCGGGATAGCCGTAGCATGAGAGGTGGTCGGCCCGCAGCGTGTCGATGGAGATGAGGACGACGTTGGGGCGGTCAGCCGCCCCGGCCGTGTCTCCGTGGGCCGCCCCCACTAGGCTTGAGCAGATCAGGATGATGGAACAGGTAAGCCGCATAATCAGTATTTGACGTCTCCCGCTTTGGTAGTGCTCAAGGTGCCACTATAACACAAGGGTAAAATGGAATGCAAAAAAAGGGTAGGGTACCGTCCTCCATCCGAGCGGAGGCGGAAGCCTCCAACGGCGCGGCCGCACCGGTCAATATCCCTTTGCGAAATACACGTTCCGCTCCGACGCGCCGCCGCAGGCGACGCATTTGCCCGCCTCCTTTGATTCGTCAAGCGGAATCGCGCGTAGCGTGGCCTTGGTGTCCTCTTGAATCCTGTCCTCGCAGGCGCTCTTGCCGCACCATGGGGCGAACAGAAAGCCCCCCCGCTCTTCGAGCTTGGCCTTGAAGTCCTCGTAGCCGTCCACGCGGTGCGTGCGCTCCTCGCGGAAGCTCAGGGCGCCGTCGAGCATCTCCTTCTGCACGCGCTCGAGGATTTCGAAAATCTCCGACTCGACGCGGTCGAGCGGGAGAGGGCTCTTCTTCCCGCGGACGGCCACAGTGACCTGGTTTTTCTCCAGGTCGCGCGGGCCGATCTCAAAACGCACCGGTACGCCCTCCACCTCCCACTTGTAGAACTTGTTTCCAGGGGTCACCGTGTCGCGGTCATCGAGGACCAGGCGAACGCCCTTGGCCTTGAGGCCGGCTTCGAGCTTCCGGGCGGCCTCCAGGACGCGGCCGCGGTCATCGTCCGACTTGTAGATGGGCACGATGACGAGCTGCCGCGAGGCGATTCGAGGCGGAAGCATCAGGCCCCGGTCGTCGCCATGTGCCATGATGACCGCGCCGATGAGCCGCGTGGAGACGCCCCATGACGCCTGCCAGCAGTACTGCCAGTCGCCGCGCTCCGTCTGGTACTTCACGTCGAAAGCCTTCGAGAAATTCTGCCCCAGGTTGTGCGACGTGCCCATCTGGAGCGCGCGCCCGTCCTTCATGAGCGCCTCCAGGGTATAGGTGCGGAGGGCGCCCGCGAATCTCTCCTTTTCGCTCTTGAGCCCCTTGATGACGGGGATGGCAAGCTCCGTTTCGGCGAACTCGGCGTACATGTCCAGAATCTTTCGCGTCTCCTCTTCGGCATCGGCTTCGGTGGCGTGCGCCGTGTGGCCCTCCTGCCACAGGAACTCCGTCGTGCGCAGGAAGAGCCGCGTGCGCATCTCCCAGCGCACCACGTTCGCCCACTGGTTCAGAAGAAGCGGCAAATCGCGGTACGATTTAATCCACTTGGCGTACATGTGGTACATGACCGTCTCCGACGTGGGGCGGACCACGAGCGGCTCGTCGAGCTTCTTGCCGCCCCCATGGGTGACGACGGCGCACTCGGGCGCAAAACCCTCGACGTGCTCTTTTTCCTTGCGAAGAAAACTTTCTGGGATGAAGAGCGGGAAGTAGGCGTTCCGGTGCCCGAGGGCCTTGATCCGCTCGTCGAGGGCGCGTTGTATGTTTTCCCAGAGCTCGTAGCCGTTCGGGCGGATGACCATGCAGCCGCGCACGGGCGAGTAGTCCGCAAGCTCGGCGACGCGGCACACGTCGTTGTACCACTCGGCAAAATCCTTGGACTGGGGCGTGATTCGCTCGGGCATAGGCTTTCTATCGTAGGGGAATCGGGAGAAAGATGCAAAATTGGCTGGAGGAAGCAACCTGCTTGCGTGCTGGGCGTTCCTGTCTGTAGAATGAAAGCCGACATGTGTAGCTTGCGCGTTTTAGCGGCGACGATCGCGGTGGCGCCCTTTTTTGTGGGCGCGGCGGCGATGAAGCCCATGTGGCAGACCCCCTACGGCCTCAACAAGAAGGGCAACGCCCTCTACGAGAAAGGCGACTTTGAAGGCGCGCTCGAGCACTACGACGAGGCGCTCGTGCTTCTTTCCGAGTCGCCCCCCCTTCACTTCAACCGCGGAAACGCCTTCTTCCGCGACCAGAAGCTTGAGGAAGCGCTCGAAGCGTACGCGCACGCCTTCGAGGAAAGCGACCCCGGGGACGCGGAGGCGAAGGCCACGCGCCAGGCCGCGGCCTACAACGCCGGAAACACCCTGTACGAGTCGGAAAAATACTCCGAGG
The DNA window shown above is from Acidobacteriota bacterium and carries:
- a CDS encoding sulfatase produces the protein MRLTCSIILICSSLVGAAHGDTAGAADRPNVVLISIDTLRADHLSCYGYPAVTSPQIDQKLARRGVRFTHCFSQVPLTGPGHATMLTSLYPHEHGSIRNGVPVVDSVVTLAEILKEQGYATGAFLSGWTLRRRMTGLDRGFDVYDDAMTDRYRVVNTKRSAEETLPHATAWLKEKAAEGKPFFLFLHFFDPHAPYRAHPEFADPEPNPASHGRWGLEIPERRKVEHYNQEISYTDSYVGLFLDELESMKLTERTLIVLTSDHGESLGEHGYLGHGRKVYETNLAVPLLVRYDSHLPRGKVVPGTVALLDVAPTVLELLGLSSPRQFQGMSLKPWIEGEAPSDAGRTLYFQTYSGAIGHVPRILRWLFRREPSTLPRKVGMFSAPHKIIYTPATKQHEVYDLASDPWEQENLFQEFPRYQDTGHRLVQRIKSTAVVSPAATLSREDEEKLRSLGYTN
- a CDS encoding proline--tRNA ligase, with protein sequence MPERITPQSKDFAEWYNDVCRVAELADYSPVRGCMVIRPNGYELWENIQRALDERIKALGHRNAYFPLFIPESFLRKEKEHVEGFAPECAVVTHGGGKKLDEPLVVRPTSETVMYHMYAKWIKSYRDLPLLLNQWANVVRWEMRTRLFLRTTEFLWQEGHTAHATEADAEEETRKILDMYAEFAETELAIPVIKGLKSEKERFAGALRTYTLEALMKDGRALQMGTSHNLGQNFSKAFDVKYQTERGDWQYCWQASWGVSTRLIGAVIMAHGDDRGLMLPPRIASRQLVIVPIYKSDDDRGRVLEAARKLEAGLKAKGVRLVLDDRDTVTPGNKFYKWEVEGVPVRFEIGPRDLEKNQVTVAVRGKKSPLPLDRVESEIFEILERVQKEMLDGALSFREERTHRVDGYEDFKAKLEERGGFLFAPWCGKSACEDRIQEDTKATLRAIPLDESKEAGKCVACGGASERNVYFAKGY
- a CDS encoding tetratricopeptide repeat protein — its product is MCSLRVLAATIAVAPFFVGAAAMKPMWQTPYGLNKKGNALYEKGDFEGALEHYDEALVLLSESPPLHFNRGNAFFRDQKLEEALEAYAHAFEESDPGDAEAKATRQAAAYNAGNTLYESEKYSEALEAYREALRLDTGDLDAKRNYELALQQMQSCQRQEGEEGEENEEEASESQEGEQQEAAPDELTEEEAQRLLEALRQHEQEALEELEEKKRVIMPMRGLDW